One region of Pyramidobacter sp. YE332 genomic DNA includes:
- a CDS encoding LemA family protein, which translates to MNPSVFYVVVAALVGLWGVTVYNRLVRLGSRRDEGWSGISVQLKRRHDLVPNLVASAKGLAGHEQELLLSVTQARAAQGSGSPREIAAAENSLTAALGRFIAVAEAYPQIKADRAFSDLMGELSRLEDDLQLARRYYNGAVREYNVAVRSFPSSLVAALTGFRRADFFELGDAGEAQAPKVSF; encoded by the coding sequence ATGAACCCAAGCGTTTTTTACGTCGTCGTGGCCGCCCTGGTCGGGCTGTGGGGCGTGACCGTCTATAACCGGCTGGTGCGCCTCGGTTCGCGCCGGGACGAGGGCTGGAGCGGCATTTCCGTGCAGCTGAAACGCCGTCACGATCTGGTGCCCAATCTCGTCGCGTCGGCAAAAGGCCTGGCCGGCCACGAGCAAGAGCTGCTGCTCAGCGTTACGCAGGCCCGCGCGGCGCAGGGAAGCGGTTCGCCCCGCGAGATCGCCGCCGCCGAAAACTCCCTCACCGCCGCTTTGGGACGTTTCATCGCCGTCGCCGAAGCCTATCCCCAGATCAAGGCCGACCGCGCCTTCAGCGACCTCATGGGCGAGCTGAGCCGCCTCGAAGACGATCTGCAGCTGGCGCGCCGCTATTACAACGGCGCCGTGCGCGAGTACAACGTGGCCGTGCGCTCCTTCCCCTCGTCGCTGGTGGCGGCGCTGACCGGTTTCCGCCGCGCCGATTTCTTCGAACTGGGCGACGCCGGCGAAGCCCAGGCCCCGAAAGTGTCTTTCTGA
- a CDS encoding YadA-like family protein: protein MPVLKSGALAAVALGLMLMKAVPGAAAPATNPPGEGPGIAIGTGSSANHAQNAAIGYNATAKGAGALAVGANNAANAGNAIALGVNNVANVANSVAMGVGNNATGGDSIAIGRLNTSKGASSVAVGRENATNGSTTYAFGFKNAVWGNNSQALGSTNTISGTTSYALGYNNKIGSNNAYTVGESNVNTGLRATVVGNNSKAGGQDAFVGGYNSAVGSTSKNAVVIGQGARIGVSNSNVTTTVDPATGKVTATYNGEVDATDSVAIGYNANVMALNGLALGRTASVTAVGKNGVALGSGASAQAEDGVALGAASVANRASGTAGWDFATGKASTATTAAWVSKKGAVSVGANGATRQIINVAAGTNETDAVNVAQVKGLAKKLTDDGVSYFHVNSTNVAEDPVTNNKGTVSAKAGAGGKNSLAAGVNAKVQKDADNGIAIGYNTNARAANAIVIGNSANVTTAGVSGVALGQGAAASVDGGVALGAGSSANRAAGTAGTNTAGWDFATGQASTATTATWVSKKGAVSVGANGTTRQIINVAAGTNETDAVNVAQVKGLAKKLTDDGVSYFHVNSTNVAEDPVTTNKGTVSAKAGAGGKNSLAAGVNAKVQKDAEESTAIGFNANVTKKNAVTVGNRSSVSAEGGSALGYNAQVHADGKNGVAVGSGSYVRFEGGVAAGSGARSTGEKAIAVGPGAIADSTSTIAIGDEAKVASNVDLVGGIAIGKKAYVVNGSGQQEYEFGFDKPNWPTQGVAPADKSRVATGIAIGANSYARTGSVQIGAHTYTGTMGGTQVTSATNGEGTHVNQTTIGTNSYNKAIFGTMIGAYSIATGDFTGAGGFNSLYAAQNFGSSVVGSLNSIQTKGYGYHSGIANSIVGLANMTKNANGALILGAGNNITNSIQDISGITNGADTPDKMAAKLRDAIQNNNGGGAVLVIGGGNTADYAQASQVMGVNNTLKGTSGNISKYNLIDGYRNAADRVSNVSVIGSENTLTNGKSNVVIGDKHKLTNASNNVVLGSADAEKEIKVSNAVVLGHNTDVQKAGGVALGSGSVVSTDKNVVGYDVLGTNHNSDATGTWKSTAAAVSVGDTTGNAKVTRQITGVAAGTEETDAVNVAQLAALNSKVDNQKTHYVSIHSDDSAAPAGTNWNNDGATGTDAIAIGRSASARLENSIAWGHGARVTPEGGAGTNGIAIGTNARSHVMTNGNHEAIIAFGRDKTKLSGGIAIGHDTHARIGNVEVGNREYRGEIGDFDLNGKDNWDITSGVGSTIVGDNSFAMGNFESISGAYNVISKAEDKPTAAWVGSILQRGMNALHNAGAAAQGFGAVISGTLNSIEANEELTANLGSVLGGTPDHPATGFMYSGFGNAIVGTANRTNKSNGALIFGVGNEITNSYLTPENPVILDAMSMNAPIIGHLELTPTIKMDSVKELSETLRKYAQDNRLASVGVTGAANKVDYAVFSSVTGVGNELKGKGMSGFAGTTGTSLGEATGNASIFSAFNSVQGYENKGTRVTHSVLTGSWNELENTLGSIVIGNNHVLKGTDADLATGNIILGFNDGKDANAIKTSAKNILALGNNTEVTQDEGIALGSQAKADVEKGKAGYDARTGAASTETSATWKSTAAAMSVGNREKGITRQIAGVAAGTEDTDAVNVAQLKGVANMASAAANADMYFHVNSGAAVAPVATNKGPMTATAGAGGSNSLAAGVNATTSSGAEKAVAVGYGSSSDGAGSIALGDTAKVASNGHSLTSIAIGKNSYVLNGSGQQEYEFSFDKTNWTTGGNPFNPTYTPHDTSRIAGGIAMGTNSYARTGSIQIGSHTYTGTMGGTNVAAATNGEANLVNMTTIGTNSYNKAVFGTMVGAYSIVTGDFTGAGGLNSYLYGSQNFGATVIGSLNSVRSKGNGGTSGVANSIVGIANTTENANGALIFGAGNNVSNSNIFPLNVSSGADTVDEMADKLRQTLQDMDGAGATLAIGGGNTADWTRRSQLMGVNNTLTGTSAKLSDLNLLNGYKNVGENVSHITVIGSENTVKNGDFNIVLGDKRSMDGKSHNVAIGSLDSAAATDASNAVILGHNANASVDGGVALGAFSIADRQMLSNVYVPAGAGAAMDTLVRGTVKGSYGAVSVGNANATRQIANVAAGSADTDAVNVAQLKALDAKIAETNTTVDKGFALSADDNGVVTKKLGQAVHVAGDGTNTETRVDGGKVVVALKNELKFDVTGTTNKLTINTGGKGTINNLTNTTLDAGWGEGDRAGQAATEGQLKQVASTSASALQSWDAQIDGVKVKTVSKIDNVLNFKAGSNIKLSNDSGAVKASVVDAPTFAGKVTAKGFDATGNKVVNVAKGEVSQTSADAVNGSQLWGVSSSVSNHFGGGSTVNNDGSVSAPTYVIRGGTYHNVGDALSAVDTQFTNIYNNFGNVYNQMGELRSEIKSTGALGSALAGLKPMQYDPVEPSQIMAGFGAYRGEYALALGFAHYLKEDFMVHAGVSVTHHGESMANAGLTWKIGRKEDKDAIPERYRSGPISSVYVMQKENAELQAEVASLRQTNMRQAEQMAEMNARVERLERLLQSGRKAN from the coding sequence TTGCCCGTCCTGAAAAGCGGCGCGCTGGCTGCCGTGGCGCTGGGATTGATGCTGATGAAGGCCGTGCCGGGCGCGGCGGCTCCGGCCACGAACCCTCCCGGCGAAGGGCCGGGCATCGCCATCGGTACAGGTTCTTCGGCGAACCACGCGCAGAACGCGGCGATCGGCTATAACGCCACGGCCAAAGGCGCGGGAGCGCTGGCCGTGGGCGCCAACAACGCCGCCAACGCAGGCAACGCCATCGCACTCGGCGTCAACAACGTCGCCAATGTCGCCAATTCCGTGGCCATGGGCGTGGGCAATAACGCGACAGGCGGCGACAGCATTGCCATCGGACGTCTGAATACGTCAAAAGGCGCTTCCAGTGTCGCCGTTGGCCGCGAGAATGCCACGAACGGCTCGACGACTTACGCTTTTGGGTTTAAGAATGCCGTATGGGGAAATAATTCCCAGGCGCTTGGCTCGACGAACACGATTTCGGGTACGACTTCTTATGCCTTGGGTTATAACAATAAAATTGGGTCTAACAATGCCTATACCGTCGGCGAAAGCAACGTCAACACGGGCCTTCGCGCGACGGTCGTCGGCAACAATAGCAAAGCCGGCGGTCAGGACGCCTTCGTCGGCGGGTACAACAGCGCCGTCGGTTCCACCTCCAAAAACGCCGTCGTCATCGGACAGGGCGCGCGCATCGGCGTGAGCAACAGCAACGTGACTACAACGGTGGATCCGGCGACTGGCAAAGTCACCGCCACCTACAACGGCGAAGTCGACGCCACCGACAGCGTGGCGATCGGCTATAACGCCAACGTGATGGCTTTGAACGGTCTCGCTCTCGGCCGCACGGCCAGCGTCACGGCGGTCGGCAAGAACGGCGTGGCGCTGGGCAGCGGCGCCAGCGCGCAGGCGGAAGACGGCGTGGCTTTGGGGGCTGCTTCCGTCGCCAACCGCGCTTCCGGCACGGCGGGCTGGGACTTTGCGACAGGGAAAGCCTCTACGGCGACCACGGCGGCCTGGGTGTCTAAAAAAGGCGCGGTTTCTGTGGGTGCCAATGGAGCGACTCGTCAGATCATCAACGTGGCGGCCGGTACAAACGAAACTGACGCCGTCAACGTGGCGCAGGTGAAGGGACTTGCCAAAAAACTCACCGATGACGGCGTTTCCTATTTCCATGTAAATTCAACGAACGTCGCCGAGGATCCGGTAACGAACAATAAAGGCACGGTCAGCGCCAAAGCCGGCGCGGGCGGTAAGAATTCTCTCGCCGCCGGCGTCAACGCGAAAGTGCAGAAAGACGCCGACAACGGCATCGCCATTGGATATAACACGAACGCCCGGGCCGCTAACGCTATCGTGATCGGCAACAGCGCGAACGTGACGACGGCGGGCGTTTCCGGCGTGGCGTTGGGGCAGGGCGCTGCTGCTTCTGTGGACGGCGGCGTGGCCCTTGGCGCAGGTTCTTCCGCCAATCGCGCCGCAGGCACCGCGGGCACGAATACTGCTGGCTGGGATTTCGCAACGGGGCAGGCCTCCACGGCAACTACGGCGACCTGGGTGTCTAAAAAAGGCGCGGTTTCCGTGGGTGCTAACGGAACGACCCGTCAGATTATCAACGTGGCGGCCGGTACAAACGAAACTGACGCCGTCAACGTGGCGCAGGTGAAGGGACTTGCCAAAAAACTCACCGATGACGGCGTTTCCTATTTCCATGTAAATTCAACGAATGTCGCCGAGGATCCGGTAACGACCAATAAAGGCACGGTCAGCGCCAAAGCCGGCGCGGGCGGCAAGAATTCTCTGGCGGCCGGCGTCAACGCGAAAGTGCAGAAAGACGCCGAAGAAAGCACCGCCATCGGCTTCAACGCGAATGTGACGAAGAAAAATGCCGTTACCGTGGGCAACCGTTCTTCCGTTTCTGCCGAAGGCGGTTCGGCCCTTGGTTACAACGCGCAGGTCCATGCCGACGGAAAGAACGGCGTGGCGGTCGGCAGCGGTAGCTACGTTCGCTTTGAAGGCGGCGTCGCCGCCGGTTCCGGTGCGAGATCTACCGGCGAGAAGGCCATCGCCGTCGGTCCCGGAGCCATCGCGGATTCCACCAGCACCATAGCTATCGGCGACGAGGCAAAAGTCGCTTCCAATGTGGATCTGGTCGGCGGCATCGCCATCGGCAAAAAAGCCTATGTTGTCAATGGTAGCGGCCAGCAGGAATACGAATTCGGCTTCGACAAGCCTAACTGGCCCACGCAGGGTGTTGCGCCGGCCGACAAATCCCGCGTTGCCACCGGCATCGCCATCGGCGCCAATTCCTACGCCCGCACCGGCAGCGTACAGATCGGCGCCCATACGTACACGGGAACCATGGGAGGGACACAAGTAACCTCGGCTACCAACGGCGAGGGGACGCACGTTAACCAAACGACCATCGGCACCAACAGCTACAACAAAGCCATTTTCGGCACGATGATCGGCGCTTATTCCATTGCGACCGGCGATTTCACCGGCGCAGGCGGATTCAACAGTCTCTATGCGGCACAGAATTTCGGGTCCAGCGTCGTCGGTTCGCTGAACAGCATACAGACGAAAGGCTACGGTTACCACAGCGGTATCGCCAACAGTATCGTCGGATTGGCCAATATGACCAAAAACGCCAACGGCGCTTTGATTTTGGGTGCCGGCAACAACATTACCAATTCCATTCAAGATATTTCCGGCATAACCAACGGCGCAGATACGCCGGACAAAATGGCGGCCAAACTGCGTGACGCTATCCAGAACAACAACGGTGGCGGCGCGGTGCTCGTCATCGGCGGCGGCAACACGGCCGATTACGCGCAGGCGTCTCAGGTCATGGGCGTGAACAATACCCTGAAAGGGACGAGCGGGAATATCAGCAAGTATAACCTGATCGACGGCTACAGGAACGCGGCAGACAGAGTAAGCAACGTTTCCGTCATCGGCTCTGAAAATACCCTGACAAACGGCAAGAGCAACGTGGTGATCGGCGACAAGCACAAGCTGACCAACGCCTCCAACAATGTCGTCCTCGGCTCCGCCGACGCGGAAAAGGAAATCAAAGTTTCCAACGCGGTCGTTCTTGGACACAACACCGACGTCCAGAAGGCGGGCGGCGTCGCTCTCGGTAGCGGCTCCGTAGTTTCGACGGATAAGAATGTAGTGGGTTATGACGTTTTGGGGACAAATCACAATTCCGACGCCACCGGCACGTGGAAATCGACCGCGGCCGCCGTTTCGGTCGGCGATACGACGGGGAACGCCAAGGTCACACGTCAGATCACGGGCGTGGCCGCCGGCACAGAGGAGACTGACGCGGTCAACGTGGCCCAGCTGGCAGCGTTGAACTCCAAAGTCGATAATCAAAAAACGCATTACGTGTCGATCCACAGCGACGACAGCGCTGCCCCCGCCGGCACGAACTGGAACAACGACGGCGCGACGGGGACCGACGCCATTGCCATCGGGCGCAGCGCCAGCGCCAGGCTGGAGAATTCCATCGCCTGGGGACACGGAGCGCGCGTCACTCCGGAGGGCGGCGCCGGCACCAATGGGATCGCGATCGGCACGAACGCGCGTTCCCATGTGATGACCAACGGCAATCACGAGGCGATCATCGCTTTCGGCCGGGATAAAACGAAACTTTCCGGCGGCATCGCCATCGGGCATGACACGCACGCGCGCATCGGCAACGTGGAAGTCGGAAACAGGGAGTACCGGGGCGAGATCGGAGATTTCGACCTCAACGGCAAAGACAATTGGGATATCACCTCAGGGGTGGGTTCTACCATCGTCGGCGACAATTCTTTTGCCATGGGGAACTTCGAGAGCATCAGCGGCGCGTACAACGTGATTTCCAAGGCGGAAGACAAGCCGACTGCGGCATGGGTAGGGAGTATTCTGCAAAGAGGCATGAACGCCCTCCACAATGCGGGCGCGGCGGCGCAGGGCTTCGGTGCCGTAATCAGCGGCACGCTGAACAGCATCGAGGCCAATGAAGAGCTTACGGCCAATCTGGGTTCCGTACTGGGAGGAACCCCGGATCATCCGGCCACGGGATTCATGTACTCCGGCTTCGGCAACGCCATCGTGGGCACGGCGAACCGGACCAACAAGTCCAACGGGGCCTTGATTTTCGGCGTTGGCAACGAGATCACGAACTCCTATTTGACGCCGGAGAATCCGGTCATACTGGACGCTATGTCGATGAACGCGCCTATTATAGGGCATTTGGAACTGACGCCGACGATCAAAATGGATTCCGTAAAGGAGCTGTCGGAAACGCTCAGGAAATACGCGCAGGATAACCGTCTGGCCTCGGTGGGAGTGACCGGCGCCGCCAACAAGGTGGATTACGCCGTGTTTTCCTCGGTCACCGGCGTCGGCAACGAACTGAAGGGAAAGGGCATGTCCGGTTTTGCCGGCACCACGGGGACTTCCTTGGGCGAAGCGACCGGGAACGCAAGCATTTTCTCCGCCTTCAACAGCGTCCAAGGCTACGAGAACAAAGGGACGCGCGTTACGCATTCCGTGCTGACCGGCTCCTGGAACGAACTGGAAAATACGCTCGGTTCCATCGTGATCGGGAACAATCACGTCCTCAAGGGGACGGACGCCGATCTGGCGACGGGGAATATCATTCTCGGGTTCAACGACGGCAAAGACGCGAACGCGATCAAGACATCCGCCAAAAACATCCTCGCTTTGGGCAACAATACGGAAGTGACCCAAGACGAAGGGATCGCCTTGGGCAGCCAGGCAAAAGCCGACGTGGAAAAAGGAAAAGCCGGCTATGACGCGCGGACCGGCGCGGCATCGACGGAGACGAGCGCCACGTGGAAATCGACCGCGGCGGCGATGTCCGTCGGAAACAGGGAAAAAGGCATCACCCGCCAGATCGCGGGCGTCGCGGCCGGTACGGAAGACACCGATGCCGTCAACGTCGCGCAGCTGAAGGGCGTAGCCAATATGGCCAGCGCCGCGGCCAACGCGGACATGTACTTCCACGTCAATTCCGGCGCGGCGGTCGCTCCCGTCGCCACCAACAAAGGTCCCATGACGGCCACGGCGGGCGCCGGCGGTTCGAACTCGCTGGCGGCCGGCGTCAACGCCACGACAAGTAGCGGCGCCGAAAAGGCCGTCGCCGTCGGCTACGGCAGTTCTTCCGACGGCGCGGGCAGCATCGCTCTCGGCGACACGGCGAAAGTGGCGTCGAACGGCCATTCGCTGACCAGCATCGCCATCGGCAAGAACTCCTATGTCCTCAACGGTTCGGGGCAGCAGGAGTACGAGTTCAGCTTCGACAAGACCAACTGGACGACGGGCGGGAATCCCTTCAATCCGACCTATACGCCTCACGACACTTCGCGCATCGCCGGCGGCATCGCCATGGGCACGAATTCCTACGCGCGCACCGGCAGCATCCAGATCGGTTCCCATACCTACACGGGAACGATGGGCGGAACGAACGTGGCGGCTGCGACGAACGGCGAAGCCAATCTCGTCAACATGACGACCATCGGCACCAACAGCTACAACAAAGCCGTTTTCGGCACGATGGTCGGTGCCTACTCCATCGTCACCGGCGACTTCACCGGCGCCGGCGGGCTCAACAGCTATCTTTACGGCTCGCAGAACTTCGGCGCGACTGTGATCGGGTCTCTGAACAGCGTGCGTTCGAAGGGGAACGGCGGGACCAGCGGCGTCGCCAACAGCATCGTCGGCATCGCCAATACAACCGAGAACGCCAACGGCGCGCTGATCTTCGGTGCGGGGAACAACGTCAGCAATTCCAACATTTTCCCGCTGAACGTGTCTTCTGGAGCCGACACCGTGGACGAGATGGCGGACAAACTGCGCCAGACCCTCCAGGACATGGATGGCGCCGGGGCGACTTTGGCCATCGGCGGCGGCAACACGGCTGATTGGACGCGTCGGTCCCAGCTGATGGGCGTCAACAATACGCTGACCGGTACGAGCGCCAAACTGAGCGATCTCAACCTGCTCAACGGCTACAAGAACGTCGGCGAAAACGTCAGCCACATTACCGTGATCGGTTCGGAGAACACCGTCAAAAACGGCGACTTCAACATCGTTCTGGGCGACAAGCGCAGCATGGACGGCAAGAGCCACAACGTCGCCATCGGCTCGCTGGACAGCGCTGCGGCGACGGACGCTTCGAACGCCGTCATCCTGGGACATAACGCCAACGCTTCCGTCGACGGCGGCGTGGCGTTGGGCGCTTTCAGCATAGCCGACCGTCAGATGCTGTCGAACGTCTACGTGCCCGCCGGCGCCGGCGCGGCGATGGACACGCTCGTGCGCGGTACGGTAAAGGGTTCCTATGGGGCCGTTTCCGTGGGGAACGCCAACGCGACCCGGCAGATCGCCAACGTAGCCGCCGGCAGCGCCGACACCGACGCGGTGAACGTGGCCCAGCTCAAGGCGCTGGACGCCAAGATCGCCGAAACCAACACCACGGTGGATAAGGGTTTTGCCCTCTCGGCCGACGATAACGGCGTCGTCACCAAGAAACTCGGCCAAGCTGTTCACGTCGCCGGCGACGGCACGAACACCGAGACCAGGGTAGATGGCGGCAAGGTTGTCGTCGCCCTCAAGAACGAGCTGAAATTCGACGTGACGGGGACGACAAACAAGCTCACGATCAACACCGGCGGCAAGGGCACGATCAACAACCTGACCAACACGACCCTCGACGCCGGCTGGGGCGAAGGCGACAGAGCCGGACAGGCCGCCACCGAAGGACAGCTCAAGCAGGTCGCGTCGACGTCTGCCAGCGCCCTGCAGAGCTGGGACGCCCAGATCGACGGAGTGAAAGTGAAGACCGTCAGCAAGATCGACAACGTCCTCAACTTCAAGGCGGGCAGCAACATCAAACTGAGCAACGACTCCGGGGCCGTCAAGGCGAGCGTCGTCGACGCGCCCACCTTCGCCGGCAAAGTCACCGCCAAAGGCTTCGACGCGACCGGCAATAAAGTCGTCAACGTCGCCAAGGGCGAAGTCAGCCAGACCAGCGCCGACGCGGTCAACGGCTCGCAGCTCTGGGGCGTCTCGTCGAGCGTCTCCAATCACTTCGGCGGCGGCTCCACCGTCAACAACGACGGTTCCGTCTCCGCCCCCACCTACGTCATCCGCGGCGGCACGTACCATAACGTCGGCGACGCCCTCAGCGCCGTCGACACACAGTTCACCAACATCTACAACAACTTCGGTAACGTCTACAACCAGATGGGCGAACTGAGAAGCGAAATCAAGAGCACCGGCGCGCTCGGCTCCGCCCTCGCCGGACTGAAACCGATGCAGTACGACCCCGTCGAACCCAGCCAGATCATGGCCGGTTTCGGAGCGTACAGAGGCGAGTACGCGCTGGCCCTCGGCTTTGCGCACTACCTGAAAGAAGACTTCATGGTCCACGCCGGAGTGTCCGTTACCCATCACGGCGAGTCGATGGCCAACGCCGGGCTGACCTGGAAGATCGGCCGCAAGGAAGACAAGGACGCGATCCCCGAGCGCTACCGCTCCGGCCCGATCAGCAGCGTCTACGTGATGCAGAAGGAAAACGCCGAATTGCAAGCCGAAGTGGCTTCGCTGCGGCAGACCAACATGCGCCAGGCCGAGCAGATGGCCGAGATGAACGCGCGCGTGGAGAGGCTGGAGCGTCTGCTGCAGAGCGGCAGAAAAGCGAACTGA